Part of the Trichoplusia ni isolate ovarian cell line Hi5 chromosome 16, tn1, whole genome shotgun sequence genome, TGTATGCAGCGACATTTGTGATGACGCAAACCTAAATCGTCAGTTACACAGTTGCATACGAATTTGCTTGTTTGTCGAGGATATTATTTGTCAGTGCATTCCATACATTAATATGAACGGGATTGTTTAGGTTGTATGTTTTAGTCTGTATTGTTTGAAAGGAAACAAGTGAATAATGTTATATGAAGCTTAGAGatgtatgtaattatgtatgtatgtttagttgcagcttacttatttttttaaatgaatatgcTGTTGTCTTTCTGCCAATTCTCAGATGAAATGGTATATTCTGATAGTAGGATATAGTATTATCACTTGTGTAACATGTAATTTTTTCGAATCCTTGAATCAGATATTTCCTATCTGAGAACAATGAGAAGAAATGTGGAATCGAAGTTAGGGGTTACTGTCTCTTTTCAAGTCTGGTCAATAATTGTTGAAATTTGATTAGAAGTGTATGTATATGCAAAGTATTTCCTTGACTTTGCATTGcatatatgtacatacctaGCCTGTGTTAGCTAGTGATGTGCAAACTGTGCAAGATCCTTAAAAATGGTTAAGTTAACGTTTTCAGAAGCGATGAGCACCAGTTTCAGCAGCGGCACTATCTAAAGACAGGCAAAAACTTTCTCATAGCGCCAGATCGAGACGATTGCTGTTTATatctaacttaaaaaaaaaaacatttttatcaaacgAAATCATCATGATAAGTGTTGTAATTGTGAATGGAAAAATCTTGTTTCGTGCAATACATAGAAATAACATGTTACCATTTAGCCACAAATCACCGAATTCCTCTCTGCACAGTTTAATAGTTTGGTAGTGTGTTGTATTGTTCTTTTTAAAGGTCGTTATTCCTTATTTAGGTTAACTGAACCACGTACACTAGCAGGTCAATGGGTCTTGACGAACAATACGTTATGCGGTGCATTTCTCCATTCGATTTGTAATGCAATGcatggtaatctttattgtttacCGGTAAACCCATTTCACGTCAGACGGCGATGTATCTACATACCAAATTAACCTCATATTTCGTATAATCGAGCAATTTACCTTGAGCTGTGGTCTGAATATTGGTTCATATtcgaaatgttttgattattctTCTTCGTAGATTATGAATactgttcgtgtattattttttacaacttaCAAGAAGACAAATGTTTGGTTCCAATAAATAATCAGTCAAGTAAGCGCTTATAAATACGAATGGAGGAAGGGACTCCatacttatatactttttataattcatcatcatcatcctagtcttttcccaactatattggaattgacttccagtctaaccggatactAATACTTTTCGTTTCGGCCTAGTATTTTTCAACGAGCATTATCACCTATTACCTTAATTAAactaatgtttatgtttacagACACTGGCCATACAGAAAGCTATAAATGCTATCGAGACTCCGGTGAAAGAGAAACATGTCCGCAGCACACTCATCGGTACCTTCCAAGAGCAGAGCGCCATCACGTTTTGGGTAAGTACTGAATAAACAGTCATAGCAATAGGTGAAATAAGTTTTCCCTTAAATTCTACGCGGTTTTTGTTGTATAATGACAAAGTTGTCAgtaatttgtgttttgtttttttttcccaaaaaacaaagctttatcCCTATGAGTCAAGAACGAGCATCACACGTCAGAAGACGTCGATTGAATATAATGAGTAAAAACTGTAAATGTGTAACGGCTGGCCAAAAGCCTCTTATATAGAAAGATTGAGCATCAATCACGACGCATATCTACAAAATCCTTCTAATATGATAAAcacgaaattttgtatgtatgactgcacggataaccgagaggttgaggtcaccacaccaaacccaccgtgcgcaacgtgtcgcgggttcgatccccgcgtaggacaagcatttgtgtgacccacgaatgcttgttctgagtctgggtgtcttgtcatgtgatttgtatgttgaTAAAACCGCGGGGGGCACAAAGAAAacattccttactgcgggagttgttacaaaaaaaaaacctctttcacCCAAAAACGTTCATAAAACCCCgctaataaaataagataaacaaGGGATAGTTCCCTATTTATCCTTAGGTATCCcatttttatgttcccgtgggatcattttcgatttgtggCGGATGAGCCCGCAGGCATCAGCTAGtactaaatatatttcgtatctaCCCAGATGGTGGCCGTCCGTCTTCCACTTCAGGAGAACCGCATCGTGGCATGGAAGTTCTGTCACGTGACACACAAGCTGCTGCGCGAGGGGCACCCCGCCTGCCTCGACGACTCGCAGCGGCACATCGGCATGATCGAGAACTTGGGCAAGCTATGGGTAAGAACTTTCTAGAGGCAAAGAAGTTCCAGCTGGAGATATCCTGTGAAGCCTTACTACATTTTTTTGACTGATGCTATCCTTTTTAatctaattattatataaaaaacaagtgCTTTTCTATTTGCTTTTGCGAAACAACAGCTGGTTTGTAAATGTGATACTTACACACATtgtaaatcttaattaaacctattttagTAGGAAACTAGATATATcctcatttaaattcaaatctgGTTGATTACCACAAATGCAAGCTTATACTTACCTAGCATATTCGGTCCTTATTTCTTAATTCCACACAGTACCGATTAGTCTAAGTAgggtcaaaaaatataatcaaacaaTATTCCATCATCAGGTACACTTACGGGAAGGCTACGGCAAGTTGGTCCACCTGTACTGCAACCTCCTTGTGTGCAAGTTGAAGTTCCATGCGCGCAACCCTCGCTTCCCCGGCAACATGCAGCTCACGGCCGAAGAACTTGATGCCATCGCGGAAAATGATGTCAATAACTAGTAAGTTTGAGAATGAAATACCTTACATATTATGGAACCTTGTCAAATTATGGAcagaaaaaacctttttgtacaTGAAGGCTAAACTTCGGACAGGATTAAATTGAACGAAGGGGAACGATTGCAGTAAGAGCGAATGTAGTCTATTGTTCTGCAGTGGGATAGTTCAGGCTCAGTCGAATAATgacatggaaaaaaataattttaaatagggtgttatttcataaaatcttttgttacaGTTTCCAGCTATGCGTGGAATTATTTGACTACATGGAAGAAATCCTCAACTTACAAGCATCAGGTAAGACTTTATCCTATCTTTTGAGTTTTGACTGGccgttggtctagtggttattagccctgactgctataccggaggtcgtgagttcaaTTCCCATCATAgacaaatgtttgagtgatAAGTACGATCATTTGGGTCTGggtataatttacatttactcatacgctttgcttagtttgaaactagatggggttgtgtgaaagttgtggaatattatcaaaaatatatgtattaatatgTACTAGTCCATCTCCAAATTTTTCAAAGACGTTTTCCAAGTTTTGATAATATGCCTTTACTTTACTCATATATCAGCGCTTAAAACATCCACCCTGTAGAACCCATAGTAAATATGTAATTCCTGTGTTCCCACTTGCAGTGTTCGACAGCCTGGGCAACGCGCGCGCCAACTCGATGACGGCGAGCGGGCAGTGCCGGCTGGCGGCGCTCATCCCGTGCGCGCAGGACGCCTCGCAGATCTACGACTGTAACGTGCGCCTGCTGTTCCGGCTGCACGCCTCGCTGCCCGCGGACACGCTGGCCGGACATCGCGAGAGGTACACAacgtagccgagtggttcaggccaccaagccaaacccaatgagtgcgacgtgtcgcgggtttgatccccgcgtaggacaagcgtttgtgtaatccacgaatgcttgtcctgagtctttttgtctgtttgtgaaaacccccgtgatacaaggtttaaattccATAGTGCCTGTGCCTCAGTtcctgtttttatttcaagtaggacgttttccaggcattttcaaaacgttacaatgatgactctaaGTGCACAGTTCCAAAGTGCcattcttatggagaaaaaccggcaagaaactccatattCCACTTGTTAGTGATAAAATATCATAACTCATAATGgtaaagatttataaaaaaaaaatctaaagactCCCACACTTACTAATTACGTTCAGACTAATGCTAGTCCAACGCAGCCATCGAACCCGCTACGTCccgcactgtgggtttggcgtgttgTTGAATGGCaggcaaaacaaaaatatgtgtcaTGCAACATGTTGCAGATGACAATAGGATACTTTGTTAAAGAGCTCTCTTGAGTCTCTTGTAACTCAATCTTCAGCTACGCAACAAGTTGCAGTACAAGCGATAATACACGCTCTGTAGCAAGACATATTGTTGATGTTTGTGCGTCATCGATGTCCGTTTATTTACCTGTACATTGTTTACAGATTCCGACAACAGTTTAAAAAGCTGAGCTCGTTCTACAAACACGCGAGCAGTCTCCAGTACTACAGGAACCTGTTGACGCTGCCGGTGCTGCCTTCCAACCCACCCAACTTCTTGCAACAGGttcgttataattaatttaaactttactttactttctaccctaacattgtatgtattaagaatcactgctgtaattacatggtgtacaatatagaatattctattctattctacatGTAAATATTGcaacagttgaaataaaaaaacaatagatagTTTATTTTGAGTGTTACTATGCAAGGAAATTACTTTCGCTATTTGAAAATCAGTGCAACTATTTTTCGAATTCATTATACATATATGCTCTTAGCtgtagtttattataatatacgaATACTACCGAATATGTACacaatttcataagaatcggtcgagccatttcggaggagttcaattttatactttttttaccAGGCGAATAAAACGCAGTAAACAGATCCCATTTCCATATAtttgtcattaatataattttctttatttctacgTGTAGAGCGATTTCGGCACTTACGTAACTCCAGTGGTATCCATACCGGAGCAGCCGCCTGACGAAGTTGACTCCGTCGCATCTCTCATCGACACTTCGGATACTATCAGCCAGGTAATATTCGACTTTATTAGAATatgtataaaattcaaaattgttgTTGCAAATTCAGGCATCTGTTCAAATGTACTTTGTCCGTTGTCGGTCTGTATAGtctgatttttaattcgagtcagTAAAATGACAGGGGCAACTGTCACTTtcacaaaaaagggtgacccactacaatagtgatgttccACAATCGACCGACTTAGAAGTTTAgtcatgatttattttattaggtatcagagcgttatttttattgtaaatatttaaagcataacgtattaaataatacaattttagaaatatgaaCCTTCCCGGCATATTAAAACTTCTCACTACAACATTATTACTAAAGATGGGGGATTCAGAGGAATCAATAATGGAAAGTAAGAATAATACAAgtaattttataggtttttattcataacaGTTGCGATTCCGAATCCGATTCTGAATCAGTATATTCAGAATCGGAATCGGAATcagttacatttattataaatgaatcCACACATTCGTCTATGATGTGGTCGAGTTGGCACATTTTGTCTTCGACTTTTATTGTATGGTTGATGCACTGTCGCCAATTTTCAGGTGTCACTTCTTTAACACCTTCTTCAAACAACTTTTTTacgtcttttattttaaaagttttattgttccTGGCGACATACCCCTTTGTTTGAGCCCAAACTAACTCTATTGGGTTGAGCTCACAGTGATAAGGGGGCAGCCGCAGGATTGTGACACCATATTCAGCGGCCAACTCTTCCACAGCATAGCGTTCGTAATTCGATTTGTGGGATTTTACAATCTCTATTAATTCAGCTTTTATCATCCTCGATTTAAAAATCTCGATTTTctacatcactatttatttgagaccctatttttttaaaactgtgcaacactggaaatgtcattttactgactcgaattaaaaatcagaCTATaagtactattttaaataaataaaagatcttTTGGACTCATTTGGCTACCATAGAATTTATGTAATCTGATACAAAAAGAATAATTGATATCACTAACGCGTAGCGACGAAAGGAAATCAGAGTCGATACCAAAATAAGTCATTTCAGCCTAAAATGAAAACTACCAGCCTCATAGCGACTTAAACAGTCATGGGACAAATCAAAGGTCCATTATACATTAAAACTGcgcaaatatataaaaataatagatagcATTTTATAAATCCACCCACAATTATAGGCACCATCTGACCATATGGAGGAGCTGGAGGCCCGACCCACGCCCTCCCCGCAGCCAGATCCCGTTGTGGAGCGAGACCGGCTTATTGACCACCTACAGAACGAACTTAGAAGAATGAGGTaagcgtcagctcatgattaaggactccggttgggtccgaaactagtggggcactcccgataaatacgcgtgagtaaaccgttgacCGTCATTTATATTCTAGTAATGTTCCATgggtatataattaaaaaaaaaatgtttttaccaGTTGTTGCCCGTGGGCCTgctcgctacaaatcgaaattgATCCTATAGGAACAttaaaatctggataaaaacttaatcctggttataaactatctgtgtaccaagttccTACAAATACATCGATATAAATATACTTTCACGttagtaatattaataggattatTAGTACGGCAAAAACCACTTTCACTcctaaagataataaaattcaacttaaaaagtaaaacatataAGACGTCACTCAATCACGGTCTCATCTCGCAGTATGCCAAGCATTCAGACAAGATCACCTTCCGCTCATCCGCAAACACATCACGATTCAAAGAACACGATTCGAAGTATTATAGTGTTTGTTTACTAACGAAAGACAATAAACAAAGTCTTGAAAATGTTTGGCGAACATTACAAAATCGGTGTTAAGAAAGATTTCCAGTGACAACTTAGTGCATATTACTGCAAAATATTTCTTCGATCTTAGCCAGTTAGTATCAAcgtttatacattaaaaaaatataaattaaaaaattcttactcaaataaaaatccGGCCTTCCAGGCAGGCCAGCCTTCTGGCGTTTGGCTTCTAGAGACTTTAGTTGAATGAAGGATTGCTAAACAAATAgcatatttatgaatttattatttagaataacACTATATCAATACGGAGCAGGTTTTACATCAAACGAAACCAATGGTTTTAATGGTAAATTAGTGCAATCTGTATAATTATGAATCTATAAGCCCAATTCGCAAATATCCTTGCGgcgtaaaaacaactttaaaacaatCACGAAAGGTCGAATTTTCAAATTGATACCATTGCTTTTCcaacaaattttaaagttatttattattgaacagGGCAGAAGTATCGCAGCTAGTTCAAGAACGGAATAATGTTTTAGGATCCATGAGAGAACATAGCTCACGGCTGGAATCGCAACTTCAGAACGCCAGGgtaaatatttatcacttaCAAAACAAGtaacttttatcttttttttacgGAGTCGGTTACCTCAAAAAATTGTACCAAAAAAATGTAGTAATGCATAAAGATTGTAatgaattctattttattcatgtttaaaaGATCTAGACTTAGAGTATCGTTAACCTGAGCTTAATGTGACTGTTTACCAGAGTAATATATCTAACCCAGTAATATTTCGGCCTGTCTCAATGACGTcactaaataatttacttttttatttgcagcTAGAATTAGAAGAGGAGAAATCGAAAGCGGAAATGTTAATGATACAAACGCCTGAAATTAAACGTAAGTTAAACGATGTTAGTCACTAAACGcgataattattatgtatatgatAACCACTCGTATAATTCAACTCTCTGTTAAGGCCTCGCTGGCTTGTAGTTAAAACGTGGTAAAACAAAGCTTGGTCGCAATTGAATAGCTGTATCTAAGCATGCAAAAATTTACAAGAGCGTCTTAAAAGttcttaaatgaaaatacaagcTTATCATACAAAATCATAATCAGGTCATACTTGAACAGGGAAACAAAGTACGATGAGGTGATAGCCAAATAGACAGTTTGATGAACGCTGACTCGTTTGAACACTTTGTACAAGTGACAAAACGACATAAATTGCTCTTGTTTCAGAAAAACTCAACGAAACGGAAGAGAAAGCGAAATTAACAGACGAAAAATTCCAGAAGCTAAAAGGAGCATATACTCAACTGAGAGAAGAACACATCACGCTAATTAGACAGGTTTGTATTGTTATAATGAACTTGACATTTGTGAAACCGACAAATCTTTTAATACACTTGAACCATCTCAAAAAGAAGTTGGACATTGTTCGTAGAGAATCTCAATAAATCTGTTACGATTCCGCTACACACAAACCAAATCAAGCAATCTTGCTTACTATTAAAGTAAGTTATATCTGTTTTAGAAAGCAGAAGTGGATAAATTGTCAGCAAACCTGAGAGCGGCCGCCGCGCAACACGAAAGCGCTAAAGTAGCGCTACAGCAACAACTAAACGATAGGATGAAGTAagttgtagatattttttatttattttttaatattaaataatataccaaAATACAGTGTCTTTAacttatgaaattttatatgtaaataatatatgtaagatCGCCCAAGCGTAACTATAGTCCTTCCGCAGTAAAGGGTAAGGGTTTGAATCCTTGAGTCTCgagggtttacaaacatacaagtttCATGTGCAAAGACACCCTTTTATAAAGGAGTCCTGACATAAATTGTTGTCCGCACAACTGAACTAACAACAACACTACAAACGACGTCTGTGTTAACATTTTACAGAGATGTCGAACTGCTTCAACAAAGCGCTTCAGCAAGCGAAGAGGTTGAAGCTTACAAATCACAGGTGACAAGTCTACGCGCCGACCTCGAACAATCCAGACAAAAAGAACTCGAACTAGAAACACTCAGAGCTTCCATGGAGGCCTTAGAAATAGAACACAAAACAGCAACAAAAGAACAGGAAGAAAAACTAACGACAATAACCAACGAACTGAAAGAAACCACAGAAACATTAGACAGAATCAAACAAGAGAAGGAAGAAAGAGAAGTAGAGCTGACAAGAGTTAAAGAGGAGTTGGTAGGGCTTCGAGAGAAGAGTGGGGATGAGTACAAAAAGGTAGTAGAAGAACGTGAGGCAGCTTTAAAACAGGTAGCCGAGTTGCAACAACAACATGCTCAAGAAAAAGAGGTCAGTACTGTATATTTTGTAGATAGTTTTATATTCATAGGGTATGTGTAAAGCTTGCTAGCATGACTTACTGCATGTTTAAAgtataacttatatttaatcCTTGCTTTAGCCTAATACTAACTAACCTTAGTATAGTGATACAGTAGACCCAGGCCTTGTTTTCCTGTAGGTATATTTCACATTCTAACAAATATAATGTAGATACACTAAGTAACGGTTAATACAGATTTGTGTaactatttcaataacatttgtGTTTAATAGGAAgtaacaaaactaaacaatttcgTAAGTGAATTACAATCAGAAATTGATGGGTTACAACATAAGCTTACGATTACCGAAACTGACTATACAGCTCAGAACCAGAAAATGAGAGACGAATTAGTCACTAAAAACCAAGAGCTTGATGATCAACTTAAATCTAAAGAAACTGAAATTAAAGAGGCTTTAGATAAACTAGAAGAACTACAAATCCAGTTACAAAATTCTAACACTGATCAcgaaaccaaaataaatgataatgagACTGAGATTTCTAATCTACAAGCAAAGATTGAAGAACTAATAGCAAGCAAAGATACTAATGAAGCTCTGATAGCAGAGCTAACGGATgagaaaaataacttaaacgtACAACTGACAGAAGTCTTagcagaaaaacaaaagatagaaGACAATTTAACTGAAAAGTTGACAGAAATATTAAACCTggaaaataacttaaaagatCTAGAAACTTCTAAAGACCAAGAGCTCCTGcaattaaaagaagaattaCAGAAAGcaattgatgaaaaaaataatgaattaaccAATTTGAATAAGATCGTAGAAGAAAGATCTGAATTTGGTGATAAACAGAAGTTCGAAAGCGAAACATTGTCCAAAAATGTAATAGAACTTCAGGCTATCATTGATgaaagaaacaaacaattacaaGAACAAAAGCTCTCTTACGAAGACCGCCTGAAAGACAGTAACTGTGAGCTGACAATTCTAAAAGATAAACTACAAATTCTCACGGAATCTAAAGACGAAATcatcgaaaatttaaaaagcatgATATCTGAAAAAGATAGACAAGTTATTACATTAAATGTTGAAGTTACTCAACTGGCTGACGAGAATACAAGGCTTAAGGATGAGTTATCCGAAACGCAAGCGCAGTTGGAAATAGGTAGCGATGAACTGTTCACCATGAAGGATGAACACGAAACATTCGTCGACAGAAACGAAAGGAATATAGCTATGAAAAACAAAGAATTAAGAGAGCTACATGACAAAATCAATGAACTTACTAAACTCAAAGAAGAATTGCAGCAAGACAATGAAAAACTTATTAACGAACTAAATTCAGAAAAAGAGGTTTGTGTTATAATTAATCTTGTTGTATTGTGTCGTCCCACGATTTCTTTACTTTAATCCTTTGTCTTTAAATAGGTATTACAAAGTAAACACTTGCAAGTAAAAGAAGCACTCGATAATTTAACTAAGATCTATGATCAGTTGAAATCAGAGAAGGAATCTTTGACCACTCAACTGACCAATGATATCAACGAATTGAAATTACAATTTGAgcaatataaaaacgaaaaggAAAGTGAGATTGCTGAATTAAGtgcatcaaaacaaaatcaagaaACTACTATGAACGAACGTATTATTCAAAAGGATGAGGCTATTAGCGAGGCTGAGACAGTTATACAGAAGTTGAAGGATGAATTAGAGGAGTTTAAACAACTGAAATCGAAAGAGAAAGAAGATATCGATGCCCATATATCTGAGAGAGAACGAGAGAAACAGGTTAGGAACACAGTGGCGTTGAGTGAAGTGTGTCGTCTTACACCACGTTCGAGGAACACGTTCAGTTTGGTGGCGGccatcttgtgtgacgtcactactATGGATAGCGTTGTTACCACTAACTGTGTCTACAAGGCTTTGGGGTCCTCATTTGGTTATGGTCTTGTGTCATTTCTAGTAGttatgatttctttatttttcgtttttctttttcaatttaaattctttatttttatttttttattttctacacgTTTTACATGTAGATAGAGCTCACTGTTTGACTTAGTTGTACTTTCTCGAGTTGAGCTTGCATGTAAATATATCTAAACcgcatgtttttcttttctctacGTCTACGCCTGCATCGCTGTGCATGGATTACTTTCGGACTGCGCTCTTCGACTCGCTTGGAACCTTGGGACTTGCGTACCTTCTTCTATGGTGGTATAGTTATTGGAGACTAGGCTAGAACACACGGAGAGTAAGAGATTGAATGCGGAGTGTGAATTACAGGATTTGTTGCAACACAATACTGTGCTCGAGGCTGATTTAGCGACTGTCAAGATACAGTTGGAAGAGGCGCAGAAGGCCTTGCAGAAGCGTTAGTATACTTTCACTGTAATACTGTTTAGTTAGCTTATTATGTACATTGTACAATGCACTTTACCAATTTGACAAAAATTACCATAGATGCTTGTAATGAGTACTAAGTTAAAGGTCCCCTAAAAGTACCTAcatgacaaatacaattttttcaacTGAGTTGCGTTACAAAATATTGCTATAAATCTGAAAAATATCTTCGATcaacaatttacttttaaaaacttctttctagatttaatatattttaaacaaattaagacTTTGTCTTAATCAAAAAAGGTATGATTCCATTACTTAGTCGATACTCACACTATCCCTCTCGGCATACAGAAACAGCTCGCCTGGTGACTGTAGCCGGCGAGGCGGCATACGAGGTCGCGAACGGTGCGCTCGCGTCCATCGAACACGTCAACTCGCACGACACAGTCAGCGCTACTGCTGATCTAGCTGCTAAAGCGCTGGAGGAACTGGCCAGGCTTAGTGATGTAAGTACTTAGGTTCTAGATATATGGACTGCATCTGAATTGTATTTCAAATGCAGTCGTAATGCAGTGAActcgactgcaatagaactgcgaACCAAACGCGCCTTCCGATTACACGATTCAATTGTAGTCGGCGTGCAATCCGAGATCAAGTGCAGTTCTATTGCGTAATTCTACTGCATGCAACCAAAAAGCGTTTTTGTTGTATGTATTACAATTGTGTCAGAGGTTACGTAAAGAATGCAgttaaaggcaaaaaaaaaatataattgaaagtAAATCATAATCTTATCTTCGGTAGCTCAGCAATTAAAAGTTCGTTTCCTGTCTTGTCGCCTATGGCACATTATGACCCCACTTTATTTacgattgtttttaaaaaaaaatcaattcaaaattgGAAACCATTTCatcaaataataactttttgatCAATGTGTATATGATAATAGCCTATATTCTGTATTTAACCTACAGGTGTCTGGCAACGAGGAGTCGGTAGCTCGGTCAGTGATATTCGCCGCGCACAACACCGCGCAGCTTTCGGCGTACGTTTCCGACGTGGCCAATGTATCTACAGATATAACCCTTTCGGAGAGTAAGTCATTCATGTCATTGTGTAGGAatgcataataaaattatatgccaTAATTTTTGAGAATCGTAGTAACTAAAAGATAGTCTTCCTTCTTATATACCTGTTTTCTCATTAAGTGAAAATTATAACGACCTCAAAAAACTATCATGACGATGTCTAGAAGTAAGAGCCTTAGACTATAGAAAGCCCCTTCATTTAAACTGTATATTAGCTAGATCTCTTTTTGCATTTGCCCCTGCACCAAGAAGAAAACGTTGTGGTAA contains:
- the LOC113501983 gene encoding huntington interacting protein related 1 isoform X3 → MANPNHDKRFYQLTLAIQKAINAIETPVKEKHVRSTLIGTFQEQSAITFWMVAVRLPLQENRIVAWKFCHVTHKLLREGHPACLDDSQRHIGMIENLGKLWVHLREGYGKLVHLYCNLLVCKLKFHARNPRFPGNMQLTAEELDAIAENDVNNYFQLCVELFDYMEEILNLQASVFDSLGNARANSMTASGQCRLAALIPCAQDASQIYDCNVRLLFRLHASLPADTLAGHRERFRQQFKKLSSFYKHASSLQYYRNLLTLPVLPSNPPNFLQQSDFGTYVTPVVSIPEQPPDEVDSVASLIDTSDTISQAPSDHMEELEARPTPSPQPDPVVERDRLIDHLQNELRRMRAEVSQLVQERNNVLGSMREHSSRLESQLQNARLELEEEKSKAEMLMIQTPEIKQKLNETEEKAKLTDEKFQKLKGAYTQLREEHITLIRQKAEVDKLSANLRAAAAQHESAKVALQQQLNDRMKDVELLQQSASASEEVEAYKSQVTSLRADLEQSRQKELELETLRASMEALEIEHKTATKEQEEKLTTITNELKETTETLDRIKQEKEEREVELTRVKEELVGLREKSGDEYKKVVEEREAALKQVAELQQQHAQEKEEVTKLNNFVSELQSEIDGLQHKLTITETDYTAQNQKMRDELVTKNQELDDQLKSKETEIKEALDKLEELQIQLQNSNTDHETKINDNETEISNLQAKIEELIASKDTNEALIAELTDEKNNLNVQLTEVLAEKQKIEDNLTEKLTEILNLENNLKDLETSKDQELLQLKEELQKAIDEKNNELTNLNKIVEERSEFGDKQKFESETLSKNVIELQAIIDERNKQLQEQKLSYEDRLKDSNCELTILKDKLQILTESKDEIIENLKSMISEKDRQVITLNVEVTQLADENTRLKDELSETQAQLEIGSDELFTMKDEHETFVDRNERNIAMKNKELRELHDKINELTKLKEELQQDNEKLINELNSEKEVLQSKHLQVKEALDNLTKIYDQLKSEKESLTTQLTNDINELKLQFEQYKNEKESEIAELSASKQNQETTMNERIIQKDEAISEAETVIQKLKDELEEFKQLKSKEKEDIDAHISEREREKQLLETRLEHTESKRLNAECELQDLLQHNTVLEADLATVKIQLEEAQKALQKQTARLVTVAGEAAYEVANGALASIEHVNSHDTVSATADLAAKALEELARLSDVSGNEESVARSVIFAAHNTAQLSAYVSDVANVSTDITLSEKLNNECRSMLTATKDCLESVKSGAVVGSHCSEVRSRIRSLMTAAVAAERLNSGSTSVDDELADMDRAIEEAASQIEGMLAATRAGDSGVKLEVNGKILDACTTLMGAVKILVQDARKLQNELGDPKTRQKMYRKNPQWSEGLISASKAVVFAAKLLVTSADEAVGSEGASGAVEGVSAAAHEVAGSAAQLVAASHARAPPASPALARLTAARRAVAAATAALVAAVKAGSTLVLEQEALDTSSLSLTATRRLEMESKVRSLKLETALDAERARLAALRKRHYQLAQLEENGNMENGKD